From Streptomyces sp. TLI_105, the proteins below share one genomic window:
- a CDS encoding erythromycin esterase family protein, with protein sequence MATDIKDTAHAVDAAALLGLLPSRPRLLALGEPTHGEDTLLDLRNELFRQLVEQEGYRTIALETDCLNGLAVDDHVTSGTGTLDEVMENGFSHGWGASAANRELVRWMRAHNEGRPASEQVRFAGFDGPLEITGAASPRQALTGLHGYLAARVDADLLPCAADTLDELIGPDDRWTEPAAMREPARSVGRSAEAGRLRLLADELVALLDEQRPYLITVSSADEWERARLYGRTVLGLLRYHHWMADTSPVRLARLAGVRDRMMSRNLLALADRGPTFVYTHNSHLQREKSSMRMDGRPLEWWSAGALVDAELGEEYAFVAMALGTIRHQGVDAPPTDTVEGLLYALPEDRCVVDARRLAAVLGDRRPAPRVSPWFGYAPLDPAHLAACDGLVFVRDVPQR encoded by the coding sequence ATGGCGACTGACATCAAGGACACCGCCCATGCCGTCGACGCTGCCGCCCTCCTGGGGCTGCTCCCGAGCCGGCCCCGACTGCTCGCCCTGGGCGAGCCCACCCACGGCGAGGACACCCTGCTCGACCTGCGCAACGAGCTCTTCCGGCAGCTCGTCGAGCAGGAGGGCTACCGGACGATCGCGCTCGAGACCGACTGCCTGAACGGCCTGGCCGTGGACGACCACGTCACGTCGGGCACCGGCACCCTCGACGAGGTCATGGAGAACGGATTCAGCCACGGCTGGGGCGCCTCCGCGGCCAACCGCGAACTCGTGCGCTGGATGCGCGCCCACAACGAGGGCCGCCCCGCGTCCGAGCAGGTCCGCTTCGCGGGGTTCGACGGTCCGCTGGAGATCACCGGCGCGGCGAGCCCCCGGCAGGCCCTCACCGGGCTCCACGGATACCTCGCGGCCCGGGTGGACGCGGACCTGCTCCCCTGCGCCGCGGACACGCTCGACGAGCTGATCGGCCCCGACGACCGGTGGACCGAGCCCGCCGCGATGAGGGAACCGGCCCGCTCCGTGGGACGGTCGGCCGAGGCCGGCCGGCTGCGGCTGCTCGCCGACGAGCTGGTGGCGCTGCTCGACGAGCAGCGCCCGTACCTGATCACGGTGAGCTCGGCGGACGAATGGGAGCGGGCCCGCCTGTACGGGCGCACGGTGCTCGGGCTGCTGCGCTACCACCACTGGATGGCCGACACCTCGCCGGTCCGCCTGGCCCGGCTGGCGGGCGTCCGGGACCGGATGATGTCCCGGAACCTCCTCGCGCTCGCCGACCGGGGCCCGACGTTCGTCTACACCCACAACTCCCACCTCCAGCGGGAGAAGAGCTCGATGCGGATGGACGGGCGGCCGCTGGAGTGGTGGAGCGCCGGCGCGCTGGTCGACGCCGAGCTCGGCGAGGAGTACGCCTTCGTGGCCATGGCCCTCGGCACGATCCGGCACCAGGGGGTGGACGCGCCGCCGACGGACACCGTGGAAGGCCTGCTGTACGCGCTCCCGGAGGACCGCTGTGTCGTGGACGCCCGGCGACTGGCCGCCGTCCTCGGCGACAGGCGGCCCGCGCCGCGCGTGTCCCCCTGGTTCGGCTACGCCCCGCTCGACCCGGCGCATCTGGCGGCCTGCGACGGCCTGGTGTTCGTCAGGGACGTCCCGCAGCGGTAG
- a CDS encoding PadR family transcriptional regulator: MRSHGHEYGNGHGHGRGGCGPGPRGDFEGRRAAFGPFGPGFGGGPFGGPFGGRGRGGGPGRARRGDVRASILALLKDRPMHGYEMIREIGERSDGAWKPSPGSVYPTLQLLEDEGLITSATEGGKKLFTLTDTGRAEAEEGPEAPWEAAGRGIDWDALNEIRQAGSGLMEAFGQVWKTGSAEQRQKAIAVINEARKKLYLILADEH, translated from the coding sequence ATGCGTTCACATGGACACGAGTACGGAAACGGACACGGCCACGGTCGTGGAGGCTGCGGCCCCGGGCCTCGGGGGGACTTCGAGGGGCGGCGTGCCGCGTTCGGGCCGTTCGGGCCCGGGTTCGGCGGCGGGCCTTTCGGTGGCCCCTTCGGCGGGCGGGGTCGCGGGGGCGGCCCGGGACGGGCGCGGCGCGGCGACGTGCGTGCCTCGATCCTGGCGCTCCTGAAGGACCGCCCGATGCACGGCTACGAGATGATCCGGGAGATCGGCGAGCGCAGTGACGGGGCCTGGAAGCCCAGTCCGGGCTCGGTCTACCCGACCCTCCAGTTGCTGGAGGACGAGGGGCTGATCACCAGCGCGACCGAGGGCGGCAAGAAGCTGTTCACGCTCACCGACACCGGGCGCGCCGAGGCCGAGGAAGGTCCCGAGGCGCCGTGGGAGGCGGCCGGGCGCGGGATCGACTGGGACGCCCTGAACGAGATCCGGCAGGCCGGCTCCGGTCTGATGGAGGCGTTCGGGCAGGTCTGGAAGACCGGCAGTGCCGAGCAGCGGCAGAAGGCGATCGCCGTGATCAACGAGGCGCGCAAG